Proteins encoded by one window of Conger conger chromosome 1, fConCon1.1, whole genome shotgun sequence:
- the mecr gene encoding enoyl-[acyl-carrier-protein] reductase, mitochondrial encodes MELPHRVGLLVKRIGVPLCRTLVPACVVQRSPDRSSCRRSLAARYSSAAPVSACKALLYRNHGDPAQVVQLESVELPSLGERNALVRMMAAPINPSDINMIQGTYAILPDLPAVGGNEGVGVVVEVGSQVTTLRAGDWVIPRDAGLGTWRTAAVFGEEVLTPVPNDIPLLSAATLGVNPCTAFRMLSDFETLKPGDSVIQNAANSGVGQAVIQIAAARGVHTINVVRDRPDLSQLTESLRKLGAGHVITEEDLRKPGMKELLKKVPRPKLALNGVGGKSATELLRHLQAGGTMVTYGGMSKQPVTVPVSALIFKDVSIRGFWVTQWKRDHAHDPGAMQEMLAQLCALIREGKLTPPACTEVPLQDHARALDNAMKPFLSTKQVLVM; translated from the exons ATGGAGCTTCCACACCGCGTAGGGTTGCTCGTCAAAAGAATTGGGGTTCCGCTTTGCAGAACACTGGTCCCGGCGTGTGTCGTGCAACGTTCGCCGGATCGGAGCTCCTGTAGACGGTCACTGGCAGCGAGGTACTCCTCGGCCGCACCGGTCTCTGCCTGCAAAGCCCTTCTGTATAGGAACCATGGAGACCCAGCGCAAGTCGTCCA GTTGGAGAGCGTGGAGCTGCCCTCCCTGGGGGAGAGGAACGCGCTGGTGCGGATGATGGCCGCTCCCATCAACCCGTCGGACATCAACATGATTCAGG GAACGTACGCCATACTGCCAGATCTCCCCGCAGTGGGCGGGAATGAAGGGGTGGGTGTGGTCGTGGAGGTCGGGAGTCAGGTGACCACCCTGAGAGCCGGTGATTGGGTAATTCCAAGGGACGCTGGACTTG GCACGTGGCGGACAGCCGCAGTGTTTGGTGAAGAGGTCCTGACCCCAGTGCCCAATGACATTCCGCTGCTGTCGGCCGCCACACTGGGGGTGAACCCCTGCACTGCCTTCAGAATGCTGTCTGATTTTGAGACCCTGAAACCAG GGGACTCGGTGATCCAGAACGCCGCGAACAGCGGCGTGGGCCAGGCGGTCATCCAGATCGCAGCGGCACGAGGGGTCCACACCATCAACGTGGTCCGAGACAG ACCGGACCTATCACAGCTCACTGAGTCTCTGCGGAAGCTGGGCGCCGGTCACGTGATCACGGAGGAGGATCTACGGAAGCCCGGAATGAAAGAGCTCCTTAAG AAAGTTCCGCGGCCCAAACTGGCCCTGAACGGAGTGGGTGGAAAGAgtgccacagaactgctgcgcCACTTACA GGCTGGGGGGACTATGGTGACATATGGGGGAATGTCCAAACAGCCCGTCACTGTGCCCGTG AGTGCTCTGATCTTCAAAGACGTCTCGATTCGGGGGTTCTGGGTGACCCAGTGGAAGAGGGACCACGCCCACG ACCCTGGGGCCATGCAGGAGATGTTGGCCCAGCTGTGTGCCCTGATCCGGGAGGGGAAGCTCACGCCCCCAGCCTGCACCGAGGTCCCGCTCCAGGACCACGCCCGTGCCTTAGACAACGCCATGAAGCCCTTCCTCTCCACCAAACAGGTCCTGGTCATGTGA